agaaagagtctgaagacagtcagtaagaggagagttgataagacgaaaagcattTGATTCCAGAGTGTGTAAtacagcggtatgagtggaaccccaccatacatatgaagcatactccatacatggacggataagtcccctgtacagaattagcagataggggaaaaaaaaaaaagtcggagACGACACAAAACACCTAATTTgtaggagctgttttagctagagatgaaatgtgaagtttccagtttagattataagtaatggacagaccgaggatgtgtAGAGGAGGGATAGAGTtaagtgccattgaagaagaggtgatagttgtctgtaaggttgcgtcgagttgatagatggaggaattgagttttagagACATTAAACAATACtgagtttgctctaccccaattaTCAATTTTACAGAGATCGGAAGTCAGGCATTGTGTGGCCTcgctgcgtgaactgtttacttcctgaaaggttggacgtccatcaaaagatgtggaaaagtgcagggtggtatcatcagcgtaatggtggataggacaagaagtttggtttagaagatcactgataaataacaggaagagagtgtgtcacaggacagaatcctgagtaacatcactattaatagatttaagagagcATTGAGCGTCTAACACAGCagaaatagaacggtcagaaaggaaacttgagatgaagttatagagaaaCGGATAGAAGGTATAGAAGGATAGTTTtggaatcaaagctttgttccatactctatcaaaagaatttcatatgtctaaggcaacagggAAAGTTTCAtgaaaatccctaaaagagggtgactaaaactcagtaaggaaagccagagtaTCACCACTGGAGCTGCCTCGACGCTCAGAtggaaggttatgaagtgataaatgtttaaaaatcttcctgttgaggatagattcaaaaactttagagaagctggaaattaaagtaataggacggtagtttgagggattagagcggtcacccttttcaggaacaggctgaatgtaggcaaacttccagcaagatgaaaaggtagatgttattCGGCAAAGTTTGAAGAGTTTGACAAGACAacgtgcaagcacggaggcacaatttcggagaacagtaggagggatctcctcaggtccataagcctttgaaaagggttaaggccagcgtgagcatggaaaacatcacagcGAGGAATCTTAATGGATAGCATGAATAAGTCGGTTGAGgttgaggtgagggaggaacaagactgAATCATCCAACATAGAGTTTTTatgaaaggtttgagcgaagagttcaactttagaaatagataagatggctgtagtgccatcaggttgaaataaaggagggaaagatcaAGTACTACTTATTGAAtatgtttttggttaggtgtACGAAGTAACGAGGGacgttagatcttgaaagattttgacaatcTCTATTAATGGAGTTTTTGGCCAGTTGGAGAACATAATTAGCATGATTCTGAACAGAAATATGAAGATTCAGGTGGtggaaggctcaaatacctattgtgggccacctttctatcatgtatagcacgaaaacaggcGATGTTAAACCAAAggttggaaggtttaggtcgaaaggaagagtgaggaatgtatgtacgcttccatgccagtcacctctgttatgcgcacAGCACACAGAGGCGGATCCCGTCGATAGGAGAAGCAGtcagacctggggacatttgtggtcccctctccagatgaGAATTCCGAGGCTGTTGTAGGAGTCGCCCATGATAATTTTGAGctttgagtgaagggtttgtgtTTAATTagttgcttgtagttttgtgtgaagaaagaaagttgtCTATAGAGAGCAGGCCAcatgtgactgcccccttgagttgtgagaaacaaagggaaacgttcagtgaggtcacagctgggttactgATAGGATCACAGCATCTCTGATCCAATGCTTCACACCTagctgggagtaattatcgtttcggcagacgGGGTCCCAAAGGCTGATGTAGAAGTCGCCTTCTTAAtcgactgataaaaaaaaagtaaataaataaaatataaataaataaataaaaaaaatgaaggcgCCTTATCATCGTGGTCATAATGGCGCCAAAGGGAGAGCGCTTGTTCCATGGAACCAACGGGCACCGAACCCTCTAGTTATAAGCGAGCCCCGTCACCGTTAAAAGGTAACTCCCGATGGCGGGAAGTCGCAATAGTATTATtactcctattattattattattattattattattattattattattatttattaattaatttatttatttgttattattattattactatttttatttatttatctatttatttatttatttatttttttttttttatacagggtGTGCGTTTACTAAATCATGTGAAGTTGTGTAAACGAACATAATCGTCTTTGGAGGGAAGTCCGTGACTGCCCCCATGAGTTTTGAGACAAAAGGGGAAGCGCTGGGGGGGGATGATCACAGCTGGGTAATTAATAAGTTATGAGTTCAGATATAGGTTACATTTACCAAAAAGTTAGAACAATGTAAACACGTTTCTAACCTTAAAAATTATCTTCACcaatttcgaaaaaaaaaaaaaaagtggaatgagCCGGCTAAATACACAAATGTATACACTAACAGCAGCAGACAGGGCAAGGCCGCACCAAGCATCGGTATAAGAACGATATAAGATAATAACAAAACATACGTATAAATACCTAAAATAAAACATAGTTGGTGTATTAGTAATTCGACAgtagttaatatatatatatatatatatatatatatatatatatatatatatatatatatatatatatatatatatatatatatatatatatatatatatatatatatatatatatatatatatatatatatatatatatatatatatatatatatatacctgcaTCAATAATTGCATACACTCATTTGTACTGATAACATAATaaattgataataatgaagaaacgttcttgagaaaaaaaaaaaactctgaatacgaaaaaaaaaaaaaaaatgagagaaacgACTTTAGTGGCTAGTAAATACGCAGCCTAAAGGTTGCAGGTGTTCCTAATAGGCTAGCTACATCCAACAAATATGTAAATCTTCTTCTTTCGGCTGCTTCCAATTTAGGGATCGCCACAGCGGATCACTCTTCTCCAATACGCTCGATCTTCTGTGTCTTCCTCTGTCACGCCCACCActtgcatgtctcccttcacagcttccataaatcttctctttggtctccctctctttctcctaccaGGTAGATCCATgtccagcatcctccttcccACATACCCCTCGTCACTTCTCCTGATATGTCCAAAGCACCTCAGCCTAGCCTCCCTTGCTTTGTCCCCAAACCAAGGTACGTGTGTTGTTCCTCTGATGTAATAATTTCTGATTTTATCCATCCTCGTCACTCCAAGAGCAAATCGCAACATCTTCATTTCCGCTATTTCCAACTCCGCTTCCTGCTCTTCGTTAGTGGTACTGTTCCCATACCGTACAGCATGGCGGGTCTCACTACTGTTTTATAAATCGTTCCCTTTGTTCTTGCGGAAACCTTTCTGTCACATGTCATTGCTGCCGTCTTCCTCCACCCATTCCATCCCGCTTGCACTCTCTATTTTACCTCCCTACCACAGTCTCCATTTCTCTGTACCGTGTACCCCAAATATCTAAATTCATCAACCTTTGCCATTTATAGCCTTACTGTCTCCCTATCACCTCCGTTGAGACACATGTACTCAGTCTAGGTGCTGCTCAGTTTCAACCCCCTTCTCTCCAGTGCATATCTCCACCTCTCAAACTCTGTCTCCACTTCTTCCCGGTTTTCGCAACAGATCACTCATCAGACctcatcagtcagtctgtccATTACTACTGCAAACAGGAAGGGGTTCAAAGCCGATCCCTGGTGCAGTCCCACCTCCACTCCGAAACCCTTCGTCATTCTTGCAGCACACCTTACTGCTGTTACACTGTTTTCGTACATGTCCTTCACCACCTTCACATACTTCTCTGCCACTCCCGAGCAACTCATGCAATACCACAGCTCTTCTCTCGGCACCCGATCATGAGCCTTTTCTAGATCTATAAACACACAATGCAGccccttctgtccttcctctaCCATCATCCTCAGAGCAAATATTGCGTCCGTTGTACTTCTCCCTGGCATGAATCCGAACTAGTCATCACTGATCCTCACTACTGTTCGCAATCTCGTTTCCACAACTCTTTCCCATATCTTCATTAAATGACTCAACAACTTAATTCCTCTATAGTTGCAGCAGTTTTGTACATCTCCCTTCTTCTTAAAAATTGGcacttacacttttttttccacacatctGGCATCATCTCGCCTTCCAAGATCCCGTTGAACAGTCTGGTTATCCAACCCACTGCCATCACTCCTAAATTCCACCATGCTTCCACTGGTATCTGGGCCTACTGCTttacttcccttcatcctcctcaaaGCCTTCCTCAGCTCTTCTCTACTGATCCTTGGTACTTCCTGATTTAACTCTTACACCTCCTCTAaccttctttccctttaattttcGATTTTCATCAGATCCTCAAaatactccttccatcttttttttaatatattctctTCCCTTGTCAGTATATTTCCGTCTGCATCCTTTATCATTTTAACATGCTGCACATCCCtcccatctgtctctctgtctggccAGTCGGTAGaggtctttctccccttccttagtATCTAACTTCTCATATAACTCTTCATATGCCTTTTCCTTCGCCCCTGCCACTTCCTTCTTCGCTATGCTACACATTTCCTTGTATTCCTGAAGACTTCCTTCGTCCCTATGTCTGTGCCAGTTTCGTTTTGCcagcctcttcttctttatgctATCCTGCACTTCCTCATTCCACCACCaggtttccttgtcttcttttcttcgttttgatGTCATCCCAAGTACATGTatggctttctctctcaccttttcagAGATCTCCTCCGAACTGACCTCTTCCCTTTCTGCCAAAGCATGGCTCACCTCCTGCTTAAATGCTGTATTGTACTCCTCCTTTAGTTTCCACCATTTGATCTTTGGTTcagtcctttctttcctccttgtcttcactTTCAGGCTCAGGTTCCCAACTAACACTCTATGCTGTCTTGCCACACTCTCCCCGGGCACAACCTTACAATCGTTAAGCTCTTTCAAGTAGCATCTCTTACTCAGTAAAAAGTCTACCTGTGtgcttcttcctccactcataTATGTAACTCtgtgctcctccttcttcttaaaATAGGAGTTCACTAATGCCATCTCCATTCGTTTCGCACAGCCAACAACCATCTGTCCCTCcgcatttctctctcccacatCATATTTGCCCATCACATCCTCGTTACCATTACTTCCTTCTCCGATATGTCCATTAAAGTCTGCTCCAATAACAATCCTCTCCTCTCTGGGGATGTTCTGTatcacttccttcacctcactcCAGAACTCCTCCTGTTCGTCCAACTCACACCCCACCTGTGGGGCGTATGCGCTGATCACATTCATTTGTATCCTTTCAATTTACATCTTTAAACTCATTACTCTATCAGATACCATCTTTACTTCCAGTACACTGTTGATATACTTTTCCTTTACACTATTACTCCAATGCCATTTCTTCCATCCACGCCATAATAGAACAACTTGCAACGTCCTCCAATCAGCCTCGCTTAGCTTCTCCGCCATTTATTTTCCTGTACACAggatatctatctttcttttctccatcatgTCAGTCAATTCTCTCCCTTTACCAGTCATGGTGCCAACACTTAAAGACCCAacttttatctttacttttctgtcctgcattctttcttgcttcctccgAAACCGTCTTCCAcctctttttatcctcctcccaaCAGTCACATACTGTCCACCGGTACCCTGTTAAGGCACAGTGCCCGGTCATTGGTAACCCGGGCCGCGACCGATGCGGTATGGTGCCCCCAGTGGCTGGATTATCCAACAAATCTGTAAATACCGTCTAAAAAACAAGCTACAGAACTATATGACGATGTAATATGACAGTAAAATTGGAGTTGAATGGAAAGGGTATTCAAATTTCACCATGAATGTTCATGCCAGTCTCTTCTACATCAGCAGCAAAGCGCGACAAGCAGAGCTGGCGGTTGGTTGGTCGGTTTTGGGGGCATTAGCTTGACGTTCAAattcgacaaaaaaaaaaaaataaataaataaataaaataaataaataaataaatattcaattaataataataataataataataataattataataataataacaataataataataataataataataataataataataacaataataaaaaaaaaaaaaataataataataataataaataaataaataaataaataaataaaataaaataaatgaaaggaaataaaataaataaataaataaggttgTGGGTCAGTCATAAttttggttcagttaataaACTGGTGGTGGGCAACTTTGACACGTTCGATCATTTTAATTAGAGATCATTAATTATACTTAGTGGTCACCCGATTAATCGTCTTTACAGTgcagtacagtacagtacaaCCTTACTAATCGCTGTATATTGTCTAGCTAATGTGGTGGATAATGTACATTTTGTGATAACTTGGTACATATTTCTTACAGGTAATCGCTATCTCTTGTCCATCATCTAACCAGTCATGGCTTCACGATATTTTACGATCCACATCGCACTCCTTACTGCTTTAACTCTCGCAAGTCTATATTCCATATGCAGGTAGGTGAACTTGTTTATCTGCCGTATACAAACATTAAGGATTTTCAAATAAAGTTAGCGACACTCGCGATTAGAACTCCTGCCGACATGAGCGTCACAGCACAAACTGATAACTCGCTCCTCCCCagtctgtgaaaaaaaaaaaaaaaaaatgccaggagaaaataactacatggcaacttaggttagtctctcatatgtttttgaaaaaacagaataacggATTCAGTCATTGACATATTGACATAAGGGAAAGTTATCTTCTGTGACCACTCCTCGCTTCGACTAACAAAACGGCTGTGTTCGTTTTAAACCAAGTGTTCTGCTGAGGTGATACgtgatgcctggaaaatatacagtCCATGATCACATAGTACGAATGTTAATTTCACTGGAATGATACACTGCGAGTGCACTGGTGATTAAATGGAGTGATGATGGACGCCAGGATTGCCTCAGAAAGACGGTTGTGGGCCGCCCCAGAATATTTGTTCTTTgagttgttttgctgtaagtTGAGTATGTACTATCTGTCTCTTGATACCATGCAAAATGTTGTCAAGCATTTTCAGGTGGCCCACCATCATGTTTGTCGTGAGGCACATCTTGGCGTCCCTCAAtgctccatttcttcaccaacgCACACTTTTCACTCGCAATAATTAtgctgtgtatttattttttatttatttattatttttttcatttgtttatatatatatatatatatatatatatatatatatatatatatatatatatatatatatatatatatatatatatatatatatatatatatatatatatatatatatatatatatatatatatatatatatatatatatatatatatatatatatatatatatatatatatatatatatatatatatatatatatatatatatactgtatatactgAATACATCATTAGTTCAAGAAAGTTATGTCACCTtcaatatatatagatatatatatatatatatatatatatatacatatatatatatatatatatatatatatatatatatatatatatatatatatatatatatatatatatatatatatatatatatatatatatatatatatatatatatatatatatgtatatatatatatatgtatatatattgaagGTGACATAACTTTCTTGAACTAATGATGTATTCAGTATATACAGTATATTtctcgcatatatatatatatatatatatatatatatatatatatatatatatatatatatatatatatatatatatatatatatatatatatatatatatatatatatatatatatatatatatatatatatatatatatatatatatatatatatatatatatatatatatatatatatatatatatatatatatatatatatatatatatatatattaataaaaaatgtgTTTGTAACTTCTATATGCGAGAAATATACTGTATATACTGAATACATCATTAGTTCAAGAAAGTTATGTCAccttcaatatatatttttaatatatatatatatatatatatatatatatatatatatatatatatatatatatatatatatatatatatatatatatatatatatatatatatatatatatatatatatatatatatatatatatatatatatatatatatatatatatatatatatatatatatatatatatatatatatatatatatatatatatatatatatatatatatatatatatattaataaaaaatgtgTTTGTAACTTCTATATGCGAGAAATATACTGTATATACTGAATACATCATTAGTTCAAGAAAGTTATGTCACCTTCAATCCCGGTAAGAGACCTTAATCTCACCCTTTGCAGGGTAAcgtaagaatgtgaaagaaaaaaaaaatcacatcactCAATGAtatgggtttaggaagggggataaaaacccagggaggagttaggattcttttaatctctaacgtttcggctgaatagctatcctcagagagactgatttacacgagtgaaaacacactatttataacaacatacaaaattttctcatttgacattcgtacagagtattgccatcctggcgtgtacctcacctaattttattttcctagtcaggtggtaatatccgcctacgtgacgaccctttactggggattttccttgtacctgacctgagggccaacctggcggaattacccgcccacctgattaaaccttctctgtggttaatgacttccctagttgttatgagggctgcctctatagcttttctcattcttttcttcaatccaactttaatttctttagcctcttcccattttggtaggtgtttacatttttctatgtgcaatacaagggagtttgatgtgttgtgttttaaaacatctCTCCTATgctctgttattcttgttttaagtcccctgcctgtttctcctatgtactgctttgtacaacctttgcatggtatgctgtacaTTATGCTGTTATTATTTACAAGTCCGGTCTCTTTAGTCCTCGTTAgctcaccaattttctctcccgctaaagttgctatttttaatcctgttttagacaaatatttattgtACCAAACTCGGACAAGGcttccataattaataaatatttgtctaaaaCAGGACGactgtacgaatgtcaaatgagaaaattttgtatgttgttataaatagtgtgttttcactcatgtaaatcaatctctctgaggatggctattcagccgaaacattagagattaaaagaatcctaactcctccctgggtttttatcccccttcctaaacccaactacttgtcaacatgaacaattcacttaatgatatatatatatatatatatatatatatatatatatatatatatatatatatatatatatatatatatatatatatatatatatatatatatatatatatatatatatatatatatatatatatatatatatatatatatatatatatatatatatatatatatatatatatatatatatatatatatatatatatatatatatatatatatatatatatatatatatatatatatatatatatatatatatatatatatatatatatatatatatatatatatatatatatatatatatatatatatatatatatatatatatatatatatatatatatatatatatatatatatatatatatatatatatatatatatatatatatatatatatatatatatatatatatatatatatatatatatatatatatatatatatatatatatttatttatttatttatttatttatcgttataTATTGTGTAaattatatatacaaaaaaaaaagagaatagtaggaagaagggagaagatatTTGGAAGGGACATGAGAAGAGAACATCTAGTCCCTCCACAGTTTACTAggctatatatttatttttttcttacacttcCCTTTTGAGCAGCATATTAAAAGTACTACCACAGGGAAGAGTAGATATTTGTGTACATCATGCAGCAGTTAAATTGCAACCATTTCCTTCAGGGAAGTGCAGCAAGCAGGATTGATATTAATGTCACTGTGCCTTGTATTGAATGAGCAAGGCGAGTGTCGGTGCGTTAATCCCCCGCCCCATctatctcccctcttctttgtCATGTGACTTCCACCACTCAATCAGAGACGTACGCGCCAACGTGGCGTGACGTGCCTCCTTTATTCAGTTGTTTACAGGCGGACGGTGCAAATGTAGTGAGCGAGGAGTGAGCACTGGCACGGAATAGGATTATATTTTAGTTTAGAGGGCATTAATCAGTTGGTATTGGATATGAGTTACGAGCAGTACCGCTCTTGTCGATTTATATAAGTAACACACCAGTCATAAGGGTTTTGACTGTGTGTCGTGCCAAGCTAGACTCGTGGTGACGACCAGTCCCCTTGCTTGCCCCGGCCTGGTGTCCTGTGTTTGGTGTAGCTTCTTGTTGTACCATTAAATGCTGCTGGGATTTATAGATCTCTTGGGAGCTTAAGGCCCACAGGATTATAGTTTCTCTCTTGTGCAGTGATTTATACTCCTTCCCCGGGCATAATTTTGTCTTAGTGGACTTGTCTGTCTTCTGTAGATGGTACTGCTCAGCAGGAAGAGATAATATTTTACAAGTGTGGGTGGATTTTGCTTGCTTTTTCATGAGGATGAGAGCTCATAAAATATTACAATCCTTAAAACCGTTTATCCCTTGTCCTAGCTGTGCTTTCTAGAATGTGGCTTGCCATTCTCTCAACTAATTAGAGTTTTTTGGCACTTGCGATATTCCCTTACCTGTAGGAGGTGAaacagtttgtcgacctcattTGTTAAATTCACCACAGGAGACAAGAAGAACCCTGTAAAGGTGACTGTGAGCCCTGCACTAAACTACAAAGTTGGAAGTTTTGAGAAGCTGACCCAAGGTAGTGGCAGCCGTGAGAGGGACGGAACCCGATGTAATAACTATCTGTTTAAGGGTTGCAGAAGACTAGAAGCAGCCTCTAAACAGTAGTTGGGTCGTGCACTAGATTACACAGGTGGTAATCTTGGGAAGCTAGCAGAGTTAATGGCAACTGTGAGAAGGGTGGAATGcggtgtcatatatatatatatatatatatatatatatatatatatatatatatatatatatatatatatatatatatatatatatatatatatatatatatatatatatatatatatatatatatatatatatatatatatatatatatatatatatatatatatatatatatatatatatatatatatatatatatatatatatatatatatatatatatatatataaagcattgTTCAGGGGAGCTGTGAACTTAACATTaagcccagctgtgacctcactgaacgtttcccttttgtgtctcacaatacaagagggcaatcacagcctgccctctaaagacaactctcttcctccacacaaaactacaagcacctaataacacacacccttcactcaaaaatttcaaaatcatggcgactcctacaccagcctcagagtccccatctagggagggaaccataaatgttcccaggttggactgcctttctgtcgacgacactaagtgtcttgacactcccctcaactttttcttcattaacttctgcaacattcgtgctCTAAGATCTAAtattcaatctgtaaaacaccacctctcctcttctaaacctcatcttcttttccacactgaaactcaggtatctgagacaactgacagtagtcccttttctgttccctcctactttccctatcctcattttcgatctaaagctggatgttgcatttatgtgcgcaacgacttaacctgctttcgtgcccacgctcttgaatcttccgacttatctaccatctggctacgactacagtcactctcaaactaaatttatctgtgctgtatacctctcacctaactcctctgactataagaaattctttgaatacttaacttccaaagtggagcacattctgaccctcttccctttttgcagagaactccatttttggagacttcaatgttaaccaccagctttgactttcctcttccttcactgaccatcctggtgaactagccttcaactttgctatcctccacgacctagagcaattgctgcagcaccctactcgtattcctgaccgtcttggagatatgcccaaatCTTGAccttgacctctaatccttttgct
The sequence above is drawn from the Scylla paramamosain isolate STU-SP2022 chromosome 44, ASM3559412v1, whole genome shotgun sequence genome and encodes:
- the LOC135093969 gene encoding uncharacterized protein LOC135093969, translated to MKMLRFALGVTRMDKIRNYYIRGTTHVPWFGDKAREARLRCFGHIRRSDEGYVGRRMLDMDLPGRRKRGRPKRRFMEAVKGDMQVVGVTEEDTEDRAYWRRVIRCGDP